The following are encoded together in the Nocardioides sp. Arc9.136 genome:
- a CDS encoding GTPase domain-containing protein, producing the protein MSQQSRGPRGIRAVPSTLARGRDRVTGVLQHRYPTVAVTGMTGVGKSELVDHLAGRPRAGEPPEAGSAVMERRVRRDRRLRGFRFRVVPGENAATRLGALDEVFHDDPVDGVLHVVANGYATGRRPAGTTGAVEVDRDEQLARELEDWTVTAHRIASMAVRRPRPTWLVIVVTKVDLFLDDVDEVVRSYSPGGGTPFGDRLDELRALAGAAKLSIDVLPACSRLDPDSPLDQKQRDAYLAALEARMGQLAGHA; encoded by the coding sequence TGAGCCAGCAGTCCCGCGGACCGCGCGGCATCCGCGCCGTGCCCTCCACCCTCGCGCGCGGACGGGACCGGGTGACCGGGGTCCTCCAGCACCGCTACCCGACCGTCGCGGTGACCGGCATGACCGGCGTCGGCAAGAGCGAGCTGGTCGACCACCTCGCCGGCCGCCCGCGCGCCGGGGAGCCGCCGGAGGCGGGGTCGGCGGTGATGGAGCGGCGGGTGCGCCGCGACCGGCGGCTGCGCGGCTTCCGGTTCCGCGTCGTGCCGGGCGAGAACGCCGCCACCCGGCTCGGGGCGCTGGACGAGGTCTTCCACGACGACCCGGTCGACGGGGTGCTGCACGTGGTCGCCAACGGCTACGCCACCGGGCGCCGCCCGGCCGGCACCACCGGGGCGGTCGAGGTGGACCGCGACGAGCAGCTGGCCCGGGAGCTGGAGGACTGGACGGTCACCGCCCACCGGATCGCCTCGATGGCGGTCCGCCGGCCGCGACCGACCTGGCTGGTGATCGTGGTGACGAAGGTCGACCTCTTCCTCGACGACGTCGACGAGGTGGTCCGCTCCTACTCACCCGGCGGCGGCACGCCGTTCGGGGACCGGCTCGACGAGCTCCGCGCGCTCGCCGGCGCCGCGAAGCTCTCCATCGACGTGCTGCCGGCCTGCAGCCGGCTCGACCCCGACAGCCCGCTCGACCAGAAGCAGCGCGACGCCTACCTCGCCGCCCTCGAGGCGCGGATGGGGCAGCTGGCCGGGCACGCCTGA